The following are encoded in a window of Spartobacteria bacterium genomic DNA:
- a CDS encoding tRNA glutamyl-Q(34) synthetase GluQRS codes for MPCGRLAPSPTGALHLGNAKTFLLTWLSIRAQGGRLILRIEDLDHPKVKPEATQQAIDDLRWLGLDWDESPDRGGSNEPYIQSQRIDYYKKALEYLKDGNHVYPCICSRRDVEEAQSAPHETGDELLYPGTCRDRFSSFEDAARHKKQQLPTWRFRVKDKETSFNDTLHGLQLENAYHTVGDFPLARHPDGAGYMLAVVVDDHKMGVTEVVRGDDLLSATHRQLQLYHTFGWTPPHYIHCPLVVGMNGRRLAKRHGDTRLCTLRQNGCSPEKIVGLLAWWAGLIPEIRKVHANDLMASFAWNKVSHKQNILDENIQTYLGLSQEVQR; via the coding sequence ATACCGTGTGGACGATTGGCTCCCAGTCCTACGGGGGCACTGCATCTGGGCAACGCCAAAACATTTCTTCTGACGTGGCTTTCTATTCGCGCACAGGGCGGCCGACTCATCCTGAGAATCGAAGATCTGGATCATCCAAAAGTAAAACCCGAAGCCACACAACAGGCCATTGATGATCTGCGCTGGCTTGGACTGGACTGGGATGAAAGTCCGGATAGAGGCGGATCAAACGAGCCATATATTCAAAGTCAGCGCATTGATTATTATAAAAAGGCACTCGAATATCTAAAAGATGGAAATCATGTTTACCCCTGTATTTGCAGTCGTCGCGATGTCGAAGAGGCACAAAGCGCCCCTCACGAAACGGGCGACGAATTGTTGTATCCAGGCACATGCCGCGACCGTTTTTCATCCTTTGAAGATGCTGCGCGACATAAAAAACAGCAGCTTCCTACCTGGCGTTTTCGTGTAAAAGACAAAGAAACGTCGTTTAATGATACCCTGCACGGGCTTCAATTGGAAAATGCATATCACACCGTAGGGGACTTTCCCCTCGCCCGACATCCCGATGGCGCGGGCTATATGTTGGCAGTGGTGGTGGATGATCATAAAATGGGTGTCACTGAAGTAGTCCGAGGCGACGACCTGTTATCAGCAACCCATCGACAGTTGCAACTTTACCACACGTTCGGCTGGACTCCTCCGCATTACATTCATTGTCCGCTTGTCGTTGGAATGAATGGGCGGCGACTGGCCAAACGTCATGGCGATACACGCCTCTGTACACTCCGCCAAAACGGATGCTCCCCCGAGAAAATCGTCGGGCTCCTTGCCTGGTGGGCGGGATTAATCCCGGAAATCAGGAAAGTTCATGCAAACGACTTAATGGCCTCTTTTGCCTGGAACAAAGTCAGTCATAAACAAAACATCCTTGATGAGAACATTCAAACCTATCTAGGCCTGTCACAGGAGGTACAACGATGA